Proteins found in one Bacteroidales bacterium genomic segment:
- a CDS encoding C10 family peptidase, whose amino-acid sequence MCIRDSVYAGCVATMMGMIMYYYRYPTQPTGFHSYQSPYGTLSINFNQHQYKYEEMPYKLQGENLMVAKLLFHCGVSVNMNYSPHGSGAYMDDVVEAMKTYFGYHSSIYLDYKDYYSDNGWINKLKTELNAFRPIPYAGFDTTSGHAFVCDGYDEMNLFHFNWGWSGYFNGYYAINNLNPASNFSLGQQAIFNCYPASQYNTGSCAHYSMQEKSGSLQVGFPFSNYGNNLQCSWLIDPNDTLTGIDLYPAYFATESANDILTIYKGSDANAPLFATYSGNSMPSHIFIPTQKLYVTFTSNSSVTDKGFHIDYYCSSPLFCTTNNILTQESGYISDGSGSYPYRENTRCRWILKPIGADGIFLHFINFNLDYPSDILSVYKYPENILLETFSGYMQNQIFYFPYPQLNLIFKTNDAVNKDGFLIYYSASFAGMNEKEPWSIRYWFSDHQTIEVFLKNLPSGPYQLYICDVTGRTTGNFFLHINSPESHYSFPSNLKPGVYFMRLENENFRWDTKIMIAR is encoded by the coding sequence AGATGTGTATAAGAGACAGTGTCTATGCGGGTTGTGTTGCTACGATGATGGGAATGATTATGTATTATTACCGATATCCTACACAACCCACTGGTTTTCATAGCTATCAAAGCCCTTACGGTACACTTTCAATAAATTTCAATCAACATCAATACAAGTACGAAGAAATGCCTTATAAACTGCAAGGTGAAAATTTGATGGTAGCTAAACTCCTTTTCCACTGTGGTGTATCGGTTAACATGAATTACAGTCCACATGGTTCAGGAGCATACATGGACGATGTGGTTGAAGCTATGAAAACCTATTTTGGTTATCATTCAAGCATATATCTAGACTATAAGGACTATTATTCAGACAACGGGTGGATTAACAAGCTTAAAACAGAACTAAATGCTTTTCGCCCCATTCCTTATGCAGGATTTGATACAACTTCAGGTCATGCTTTTGTTTGCGATGGCTACGACGAAATGAATTTATTTCATTTCAACTGGGGGTGGAGTGGTTATTTTAATGGATACTATGCTATTAACAATTTGAACCCTGCTAGTAATTTTAGTTTAGGACAGCAAGCGATTTTTAATTGTTACCCGGCCAGCCAATATAATACTGGAAGTTGTGCTCACTATTCCATGCAGGAAAAATCGGGGAGTCTACAGGTAGGATTCCCTTTTTCTAATTATGGTAATAATTTACAATGTAGCTGGCTCATTGATCCTAATGATACTCTCACGGGAATAGATCTCTATCCTGCCTATTTTGCTACCGAATCGGCCAACGATATTTTGACCATTTACAAAGGTTCAGACGCAAATGCTCCTCTTTTTGCCACTTACAGCGGTAATTCCATGCCATCCCACATCTTCATCCCAACTCAAAAATTGTATGTTACTTTCACATCCAATAGCAGCGTAACAGATAAAGGCTTTCACATTGACTACTATTGTTCTTCTCCACTTTTTTGTACAACGAATAATATTCTTACCCAAGAAAGTGGCTATATTTCCGATGGAAGTGGATCTTACCCATATCGAGAAAATACTAGATGTCGTTGGATTCTCAAACCTATTGGAGCAGATGGAATTTTCTTGCATTTCATTAATTTTAATCTAGATTATCCTAGCGATATTTTGTCTGTATATAAATATCCTGAGAATATTCTATTAGAAACTTTTTCTGGCTACATGCAAAACCAAATTTTTTATTTTCCTTACCCACAATTAAACCTCATCTTTAAAACAAATGATGCAGTTAACAAGGATGGTTTTCTGATATATTATTCTGCTTCCTTCGCTGGAATGAATGAAAAAGAACCTTGGTCCATACGCTATTGGTTTAGTGACCATCAAACAATTGAAGTTTTTTTGAAGAACCTTCCTTCAGGACCATATCAACTTTACATTTGTGATGTTACAGGAAGAACAACAGGCAATTTCTTTCTCCATATAAATTCTCCTGAATCTCATTATAGTTTCCCTTCTAACCTGAAACCAGGAGTTTATTTTATGCGCCTAGAAAATGAAAATTTTAGGTGGGATACAAAAATTATGATTGCACGTTAA
- a CDS encoding aminotransferase class I/II-fold pyridoxal phosphate-dependent enzyme, translating to MDAAKFKVDTQLIHGAELDDTFGSAVTPIYQTSTFRFRDAQHGADLFAGKEKGFIYTRIGNPTIETFERQMALLEKGYGGIACSSGMGAVSTVMLSLLSQGDHFVSTSALYGASRVLMESYLSRWGIEGTFVNTSQLDAIEQAIRPNTKLIYLETPANPTMEISDIEAISEITRKKKLILVVDNTFCSPILQTPLELGADVVLHSLTKYINGHADVVGGVIVTKTQELYEKLRKTMVTLGFNMDPHQAFLIIRGLKTLKLRMEKAQENAIKIAEYLNNHPKVEKVMYPGLTSHPQYELARKQMKGPGSMISFELKGGYEAGVQLMNSVKLILLAVSLGGVESLIQHPASMTHASVSPEAKKAAFITDGLVRLSVGIEDVDDLISDLDQALSVVNVQS from the coding sequence ATGGATGCAGCAAAATTCAAAGTTGATACCCAGCTCATTCACGGAGCTGAGCTAGATGATACCTTTGGTAGTGCTGTCACACCTATTTATCAGACATCAACTTTTCGATTTAGAGATGCCCAGCATGGTGCTGACCTTTTTGCTGGCAAAGAAAAAGGTTTTATATATACTAGAATTGGAAATCCAACTATAGAGACTTTTGAGCGACAGATGGCTTTGCTTGAAAAGGGTTATGGTGGAATTGCTTGCAGTTCTGGTATGGGAGCTGTTTCAACTGTCATGCTGAGTTTGTTATCGCAAGGCGATCATTTTGTAAGCACTTCAGCTTTATATGGTGCTTCTCGTGTTTTAATGGAAAGTTATCTTTCTAGGTGGGGAATTGAAGGCACTTTTGTAAATACTTCACAATTGGATGCTATCGAACAAGCTATTCGACCTAACACAAAGCTCATATATCTTGAAACCCCAGCAAATCCAACAATGGAAATAAGTGATATTGAAGCAATATCAGAAATCACTAGAAAGAAAAAATTGATTTTGGTGGTCGATAATACTTTTTGCAGCCCAATTTTACAAACACCTTTGGAACTTGGTGCTGATGTGGTGTTACACTCTTTAACCAAATATATTAATGGTCATGCCGATGTGGTGGGAGGAGTTATCGTAACAAAGACCCAAGAACTCTATGAAAAACTTCGAAAAACTATGGTAACTCTCGGTTTTAATATGGATCCTCATCAAGCTTTTTTAATCATCCGTGGCTTAAAAACTCTTAAATTACGCATGGAAAAAGCACAAGAAAATGCCATCAAAATTGCCGAATATCTTAACAATCACCCCAAAGTTGAAAAAGTTATGTATCCAGGTTTGACCTCACATCCACAGTATGAACTAGCCAGAAAGCAAATGAAAGGCCCCGGAAGTATGATTAGCTTTGAATTAAAAGGAGGCTACGAGGCTGGTGTTCAACTCATGAACTCTGTGAAGCTTATTTTGCTTGCTGTGTCGTTAGGAGGGGTAGAAAGTCTAATACAACATCCTGCTTCGATGACCCATGCATCTGTTTCTCCTGAAGCCAAAAAAGCTGCCTTTATCACCGATGGCTTAGTGCGCCTTTCAGTAGGTATTGAAGATGTGGACGACCTAATTTCTGACCTCGATCAAGCACTTTCAGTAGTTAACGTGCAATCATAA
- a CDS encoding PaaI family thioesterase, giving the protein MKFIRNPFVELSGYNCFGCSPTNPMGLKMQFHLDGDYVISKWTPHSHYQGWYHILHGGIQASLMDEIASWVVFVKVGSSGVTQHMEIEYKKPVPIKHPIVLKATLKYFENPRAVIQVELYSQEELCTTGIFTYFVYPFEFAKKKFYYPGIEAFFE; this is encoded by the coding sequence ATGAAATTTATTCGAAATCCTTTTGTTGAACTAAGCGGATATAACTGTTTTGGCTGCTCACCAACGAATCCGATGGGCTTAAAAATGCAATTCCACTTGGATGGAGATTATGTCATAAGTAAATGGACGCCTCATTCACATTATCAGGGGTGGTACCATATTCTTCACGGAGGCATACAAGCCTCCTTGATGGATGAAATTGCCAGCTGGGTGGTATTTGTCAAAGTAGGCTCCTCAGGAGTTACACAACATATGGAAATAGAATACAAAAAACCTGTGCCGATCAAGCATCCCATTGTTCTTAAAGCCACATTAAAATATTTTGAAAATCCCAGAGCCGTCATCCAAGTTGAGTTATATTCTCAAGAAGAATTGTGTACCACTGGAATTTTTACCTATTTTGTATATCCTTTCGAATTTGCTAAGAAAAAATTTTATTACCCAGGAATAGAAGCTTTTTTCGAATGA
- the coaD gene encoding pantetheine-phosphate adenylyltransferase has product MDRIAVFPGTFDPITIGHEATIRQFLPLFDKIYVAIGNNPEKKTYFPLKKRLEWLKIVFEDEPKIEVDYYNGLTVDFCKQKNARYILRGLRTSEDFEYERRIAQVNRMLSPEVEVLFILTKPEHTSINSGVVREIHRSGGDISQFVPAKIVHLIQTYKEEK; this is encoded by the coding sequence ATGGATAGAATAGCCGTTTTTCCAGGTACGTTTGATCCCATCACAATTGGCCATGAAGCAACCATTCGTCAGTTTCTGCCCCTCTTTGATAAAATATACGTAGCCATAGGCAATAATCCGGAGAAAAAAACATATTTTCCGTTAAAAAAGCGCCTAGAGTGGCTTAAGATCGTTTTCGAAGACGAACCTAAAATTGAAGTAGACTATTACAACGGACTGACAGTGGATTTTTGCAAACAAAAAAACGCACGTTATATTTTACGTGGTTTACGAACCTCAGAAGACTTTGAATACGAACGAAGAATTGCTCAAGTCAACCGTATGCTTTCCCCTGAAGTGGAAGTCCTTTTTATTCTTACAAAACCCGAACATACATCCATCAATTCAGGTGTTGTTAGGGAAATTCACCGCAGCGGAGGTGATATATCACAATTTGTCCCAGCAAAAATTGTTCATTTAATTCAGACATATAAGGAAGAGAAATGA
- a CDS encoding redoxin domain-containing protein, which produces MKKLFNLIIFSFLIISHLHGAKTTIEGYAPGGEGLQIRLYEYEDLISFKEKLLGICTIDSLGNFSFSVQLFQNEVKMVFFRIMYFQTIYFFIEANKNYQIKLDSFYYRDPLRIHIPIHSKIELSLQIENIPDTDINILIASLQMDYEKYVEQILSAGRDLKYNYSFKHSQPSDVKKIADSLIYKYSSYANPYFKNFLTYTIANLYLVSRIYNKKSLYTEFLYNKPFLYNHPAYMDFFSNMFEDYLVNESKKVRFSDLDKHVNKKVNYLALLDSIGRDTLLKNEIIREMVLILNSKKWYTSPGLYFKQDSVLKLLKLQAKLTRFDIHTRIIQNLIFMLTRYNEGKDLPPFKFMSLNKKPFTNDSLLGKYNYFIFFVTWSKACLQHLKAAEAIQKKWQDSLQVIPVSVDLEPITVHFFAKDKKLNLNFYHFNDDYLALEQLSVKSYPQCMFIDKDGKIIRHAAPCPGDGFELYLNKFFEKKNK; this is translated from the coding sequence ATGAAAAAACTTTTCAACCTGATTATTTTCTCATTCTTGATTATATCGCATTTGCATGGGGCAAAAACTACCATCGAAGGATATGCCCCAGGGGGTGAAGGCTTGCAAATCCGTCTATATGAATACGAAGACTTGATTTCTTTTAAGGAAAAATTGCTAGGTATCTGCACCATCGACTCGTTGGGAAATTTTTCTTTTTCTGTTCAACTTTTTCAGAACGAAGTCAAGATGGTTTTTTTTCGTATCATGTATTTTCAAACCATTTATTTTTTTATAGAAGCTAACAAAAACTATCAAATAAAATTAGATAGTTTCTATTACCGAGACCCCTTGCGGATTCACATTCCTATACACTCAAAAATTGAATTATCTCTACAAATTGAAAATATTCCAGATACAGACATTAACATTTTGATAGCTTCACTTCAGATGGATTACGAAAAATACGTCGAACAAATTTTATCAGCAGGAAGAGATCTAAAATACAATTATTCATTCAAGCATTCTCAACCTTCAGATGTCAAAAAAATCGCTGATTCACTAATCTATAAATACAGTTCATATGCTAACCCCTATTTCAAAAATTTTCTTACTTATACCATTGCAAATCTCTATCTTGTTTCACGTATATACAATAAAAAATCTCTTTACACTGAATTTCTGTACAACAAACCCTTCCTCTATAACCACCCTGCCTATATGGATTTCTTTTCTAATATGTTTGAAGATTACTTAGTCAATGAATCCAAAAAAGTACGTTTTTCTGATCTCGACAAGCACGTTAACAAAAAAGTAAATTATCTTGCTTTGTTAGATTCGATTGGCCGAGATACTCTTTTAAAAAATGAGATCATCAGGGAGATGGTTCTCATACTTAATTCAAAAAAATGGTATACTTCCCCTGGCCTTTATTTCAAGCAGGATTCCGTATTAAAACTCCTTAAGCTTCAAGCTAAATTAACGAGGTTTGATATTCATACTCGTATTATTCAAAACCTTATTTTTATGCTTACACGCTACAACGAAGGTAAAGACCTACCACCTTTTAAGTTTATGTCACTCAACAAAAAACCATTTACGAATGATTCATTATTGGGAAAATACAATTATTTCATATTCTTTGTTACTTGGAGCAAAGCATGTTTGCAACACTTGAAAGCAGCTGAAGCTATACAAAAAAAATGGCAAGATAGTTTACAAGTCATACCCGTTAGTGTCGATTTGGAACCTATTACCGTACACTTTTTTGCAAAGGATAAAAAATTAAATCTCAATTTTTACCATTTTAATGACGATTATTTAGCCCTTGAACAACTTTCGGTCAAATCTTACCCACAATGCATGTTCATCGATAAAGACGGTAAAATTATTCGTCACGCTGCCCCATGTCCAGGTGATGGTTTTGAATTGTATCTGAATAAATTTTTTGAAAAGAAAAATAAATAA
- the mltG gene encoding endolytic transglycosylase MltG codes for MKRYYLLFLVFLLMGFVFYAYYIVFISSAVDVEEKKIVYVYPGQDYSSIRDTLIKKCHLKHVQIFDLVAKYKKFSARIKVGRYAIRNGMSINELINMFVSGNQEPFQFTIPIFRTNEDLVAKIGHKFLFGKDSLLLMLRNDTFCTRLGFTTENIRVIFLPFTYEFYWTISVKAFFERLRKEFFQFWNQERTNKAKAIGLSPVEVMILASIVDAETSQTDEMAKIAGVYINRLHKGMKLEADPTVVYAWGDFSMKRVLKRHLEINSPYNTYLNYGLPPGPIRQPSFSAIEAVLNYEKHDYLFFCAREDFSGYHRFARTAAEHAVNARKYQQALKQVLKKK; via the coding sequence ATGAAAAGATATTACTTGTTATTTCTTGTTTTTCTTTTGATGGGGTTTGTTTTTTATGCTTATTATATCGTTTTTATTAGTTCTGCTGTTGACGTCGAAGAAAAAAAAATCGTTTACGTTTATCCTGGCCAAGATTATTCATCCATTCGAGATACTCTCATTAAAAAATGTCATTTAAAGCATGTGCAAATTTTTGATTTGGTTGCTAAATACAAAAAATTTTCTGCTAGGATCAAAGTAGGTAGGTATGCGATTCGTAATGGAATGAGCATTAATGAGCTTATAAACATGTTTGTGTCAGGTAATCAAGAACCATTTCAATTTACTATACCAATCTTTAGAACCAATGAAGACTTAGTTGCTAAAATTGGTCATAAATTTCTTTTTGGTAAGGATTCATTATTGCTGATGTTAAGGAATGATACTTTTTGTACAAGATTGGGTTTCACGACTGAAAACATCCGTGTTATTTTTTTGCCATTTACCTATGAATTTTATTGGACGATATCCGTGAAAGCTTTTTTCGAGAGGTTAAGAAAAGAATTTTTTCAATTTTGGAATCAAGAAAGAACTAACAAAGCCAAAGCAATTGGTTTAAGTCCTGTGGAAGTTATGATTTTGGCATCTATTGTTGATGCAGAAACATCACAAACCGATGAAATGGCCAAAATTGCTGGCGTTTATATCAATCGCCTTCACAAAGGAATGAAACTTGAAGCTGATCCAACTGTCGTTTATGCTTGGGGAGATTTTTCAATGAAACGTGTTTTAAAGAGACATTTAGAGATTAATAGTCCGTACAACACATATTTGAATTACGGATTACCACCAGGACCTATTCGTCAGCCTTCATTTTCAGCTATTGAAGCTGTATTAAACTATGAGAAACATGATTATTTGTTTTTCTGTGCTCGTGAAGATTTTTCGGGTTATCACCGCTTTGCTAGAACAGCTGCAGAACATGCCGTCAATGCAAGAAAATATCAACAAGCTCTTAAACAGGTGCTTAAAAAGAAATAA
- the dapF gene encoding diaminopimelate epimerase — protein MTIRLIKAHGAGNDFILLDDRNNCIWWDEKTIKKLCDRHKGVGADGLIVIRPSEVADFKMEYFNSDGSRAIMCANGARCAVAFAHYYRLFNGQRCSFETDDGLHEGFLRAITFPEYQIEVDIYIHSSIREIDSNSWLIDTGVPHIILRVEDVSKVNIKEEALKYRFREDLAPGGVNVNFVDIQFDKIRIRTYERGVEGETLSCGTGVSAAAWLAHELGWYSENQIRIHAPGGEFEVTCFPTKLMLKGPVELVGMIELFESESNNL, from the coding sequence ATGACGATTAGACTTATCAAAGCTCATGGGGCAGGAAATGATTTTATTTTGTTGGATGATAGGAATAATTGCATTTGGTGGGATGAAAAAACAATTAAAAAACTTTGTGATAGGCATAAGGGTGTTGGTGCAGATGGGTTGATTGTAATAAGACCATCAGAAGTAGCAGATTTTAAGATGGAATATTTCAATTCTGATGGTAGTCGTGCTATTATGTGCGCGAATGGAGCACGATGCGCAGTAGCTTTTGCCCATTATTACCGATTATTTAATGGACAAAGGTGTTCATTCGAGACCGATGACGGACTTCATGAAGGATTTTTGAGAGCAATTACTTTTCCAGAGTATCAAATAGAGGTTGATATTTATATTCATTCCTCCATACGGGAGATTGATTCGAATTCATGGTTAATAGATACTGGTGTTCCTCACATAATTTTGAGGGTTGAGGATGTTTCTAAAGTGAACATTAAAGAAGAAGCTTTGAAGTATCGTTTTAGAGAGGATTTGGCACCAGGTGGTGTAAATGTCAATTTTGTTGACATTCAGTTCGACAAAATAAGAATACGTACTTATGAGCGGGGTGTGGAAGGGGAAACCCTTTCGTGTGGGACGGGTGTATCAGCTGCTGCATGGCTTGCTCATGAACTTGGGTGGTATTCTGAGAACCAAATAAGGATTCATGCACCTGGAGGAGAATTTGAAGTAACTTGCTTTCCCACAAAACTCATGCTTAAGGGTCCTGTAGAATTGGTTGGAATGATTGAATTATTTGAAAGTGAAAGCAATAACCTATGA
- a CDS encoding Do family serine endopeptidase: MKAVKFIAFSILAGFIGGFIAYHIFTHQSKIPALNPSIPVQPVQYSEESRISTLPDFTYAAEIALPAVVHIKTSFTKTFTFQDDFFSPFFDYFDISPKLQREFPAQGTGSGVIITNDGYILTNHHVINNAEKILVTLNDKREFEARLIGSDPNTDLALLKIDATNLPFLTFGNSDHVKVGQWVLAVGNPFNLTSTVTAGIVSAKARNINILKSASAIESFIQTDAAVNPGNSGGALVNPNGELIGIITAIATPTGAYAGYSFAIPSNIARKIAQDLMEYGVVQRAYFGASIVEVNAELAKKFGLSSTQGVYIQEVFPDGAAYDAGIDAGDVILQVDSVQINNTSQFLEIIAEKRPGDRINVTISRGNKILQKSVTLKNRTGQTSYLNKNAVNSISLLGATFEPASQEELKKLRLNHGIQITKLKDGILKRIGIKEGFIITKINQKDIITLEDLEQSLSRSGGIFIEGVYPNGMRAYYGFGL, encoded by the coding sequence ATGAAAGCAGTCAAATTTATTGCATTCAGTATATTGGCTGGCTTCATTGGTGGATTCATCGCATATCATATTTTTACACATCAAAGTAAAATTCCAGCTTTAAATCCCAGCATTCCTGTTCAACCGGTACAATATTCAGAAGAAAGCAGAATTTCTACATTACCAGATTTCACTTATGCAGCCGAAATTGCTTTGCCTGCTGTTGTACACATTAAAACATCATTTACAAAGACATTTACGTTTCAAGATGACTTTTTCTCACCTTTTTTTGATTATTTTGACATATCACCCAAATTACAGAGAGAGTTTCCCGCTCAGGGTACTGGTAGTGGAGTCATCATAACCAATGATGGATACATTCTTACCAATCACCATGTCATCAATAATGCTGAAAAAATTCTTGTCACACTCAATGATAAGAGAGAATTTGAGGCTCGACTAATAGGTTCAGATCCCAATACAGACCTGGCTTTACTAAAGATTGATGCCACCAATCTTCCATTCCTTACGTTCGGCAATTCGGACCATGTGAAAGTTGGTCAATGGGTTTTAGCTGTAGGTAATCCTTTTAATCTTACATCTACCGTAACAGCCGGTATTGTCAGTGCTAAAGCTCGCAATATTAACATTTTAAAATCCGCTTCTGCTATTGAATCATTCATTCAGACTGATGCTGCTGTTAATCCAGGCAACAGTGGTGGAGCCCTAGTAAATCCCAACGGAGAACTTATAGGAATTATTACTGCTATTGCCACTCCTACAGGTGCATACGCTGGTTATTCTTTTGCTATTCCATCGAACATCGCAAGAAAAATTGCCCAAGATTTGATGGAATACGGCGTCGTTCAACGAGCATATTTTGGTGCCTCTATTGTCGAAGTCAACGCCGAATTAGCTAAAAAATTCGGACTTTCTAGCACACAAGGTGTATACATCCAAGAAGTTTTTCCTGATGGTGCCGCTTATGATGCTGGTATAGATGCTGGTGACGTTATTCTGCAGGTCGATTCTGTCCAAATAAATAATACATCTCAATTTCTGGAAATTATAGCCGAAAAAAGACCAGGTGATCGAATCAACGTGACGATATCACGGGGAAACAAAATTCTTCAAAAAAGTGTTACCCTTAAAAACCGTACAGGTCAAACTTCATATCTCAACAAAAATGCTGTCAACTCCATTTCATTGCTTGGAGCCACATTTGAACCAGCATCTCAAGAAGAGCTTAAGAAACTAAGACTCAATCATGGCATTCAGATTACAAAACTCAAGGATGGCATTCTCAAACGTATTGGCATTAAAGAAGGATTTATTATTACTAAAATTAATCAAAAAGATATCATAACACTCGAGGATCTCGAACAATCACTTTCTCGATCTGGCGGTATCTTTATTGAAGGAGTTTATCCAAATGGAATGAGAGCATATTACGGTTTTGGATTATAA
- a CDS encoding RNA polymerase sigma factor RpoD/SigA: MRQLKISRSITNRDATSIDLYLQEIGKEELLSVEEEVQLAQRIRQGDIQALNRLVRANLRFVVSVAKQYQNQGLSLQDLINEGNIGLIKAAYKFDETRGFKFISYAVWWIRQSILQALAEQSRIVRIPLNQVSSLNKLIKEASYLEQAFERSPSISELAEYLKMPEERVAETIRLSGKHVSVDAPLPEDEETTMIDLMESQDYAKTDQSLDEESLKLDIERALSTLTEKEKTVIKMFYGIDYTHAHTLEEIAVKMKITKEGVRQIKERAIKRLKQNQRSKILKTYLG, from the coding sequence ATGAGACAATTAAAAATATCACGTTCCATTACCAACCGCGACGCTACGAGCATAGATCTTTATTTACAAGAGATAGGGAAAGAAGAACTTCTTTCTGTCGAAGAAGAAGTTCAACTTGCACAACGTATCCGACAAGGAGATATACAAGCTTTAAACAGACTTGTTAGAGCAAATCTTAGATTTGTAGTCTCCGTAGCAAAGCAATATCAAAATCAGGGTTTAAGTTTACAAGATCTTATTAATGAAGGTAACATTGGCCTAATTAAAGCAGCTTATAAATTTGATGAAACCAGAGGTTTTAAGTTCATTTCTTATGCTGTTTGGTGGATTCGCCAATCTATTCTTCAAGCTCTAGCGGAACAATCACGAATCGTCCGCATACCACTTAATCAAGTAAGTTCACTCAACAAGCTCATTAAAGAAGCTTCTTATCTTGAACAAGCTTTCGAACGAAGTCCTTCAATTTCTGAACTTGCTGAATACCTTAAAATGCCCGAAGAAAGAGTCGCAGAAACAATTCGTTTAAGTGGTAAACATGTTTCTGTCGACGCTCCATTGCCTGAAGATGAAGAAACTACCATGATTGATCTCATGGAAAGCCAAGATTATGCCAAAACTGATCAAAGTCTCGATGAAGAAAGTTTAAAACTTGATATTGAACGGGCCCTTTCTACCTTAACAGAAAAAGAAAAGACGGTAATTAAAATGTTTTACGGAATTGACTATACTCATGCTCATACTCTTGAGGAAATTGCTGTAAAAATGAAAATCACCAAAGAGGGAGTCCGCCAAATTAAAGAACGTGCAATTAAAAGGCTTAAGCAAAATCAACGAAGCAAAATTCTTAAAACATATCTAGGCTAA
- the murB gene encoding UDP-N-acetylmuramate dehydrogenase, translated as MIRLNDVDLKEYTTFRVSSRARELIILENEQELPDVLEKTFDRWMVLGKGSNVLFVGDYDGTIVHFKTNSYTVEAELDEEVLVSVDAGYDWDKWVLTSLYSGWYGLENLSFIPGTVGAAPIQNIGAYGVEVGPFIHKVRFFDVYSKSFKELNSHELVFSYRQSIFQQHPEWIITKVVFRLNKNFHPNLDYPSLKSFLLRRNIVKPEPMDVRNTVIEIRKNKLPDPDVLGNAGSFFKNPMVDRSKFEQLKERHPDLQGFVDDRLNQVKISAAWLIEKAGLKGYTMGRAKIHQDQPLVIVNLGEATGSEILSLGKFIQEKIFTMFQVELEPEVRIIGDLA; from the coding sequence ATGATTCGGTTGAATGATGTAGATTTAAAGGAATACACGACTTTTCGTGTTTCTTCCAGAGCACGAGAATTAATAATCCTTGAAAATGAACAAGAATTACCTGACGTACTCGAAAAAACGTTCGATCGCTGGATGGTTTTGGGAAAAGGAAGTAATGTTCTTTTTGTTGGTGATTATGATGGTACGATCGTTCATTTTAAAACGAATTCTTATACGGTAGAGGCTGAATTAGACGAAGAGGTTTTAGTTAGTGTAGATGCAGGTTATGATTGGGATAAATGGGTTTTGACCTCGCTGTATTCTGGATGGTATGGTCTTGAAAATCTTTCTTTCATTCCTGGTACTGTTGGGGCAGCACCAATTCAGAACATTGGTGCCTACGGCGTAGAAGTAGGACCTTTTATTCATAAGGTTAGATTTTTCGACGTATACTCAAAATCATTTAAGGAACTGAATAGTCATGAACTTGTATTTTCCTACAGGCAAAGTATTTTTCAGCAACATCCCGAGTGGATCATAACAAAAGTTGTTTTCCGACTGAACAAAAATTTTCATCCCAATTTGGACTATCCTTCCTTGAAATCTTTTTTATTACGTAGGAACATCGTCAAGCCAGAACCGATGGATGTTAGAAATACAGTAATAGAGATTAGGAAAAATAAATTGCCAGATCCCGACGTGTTAGGTAATGCTGGAAGTTTTTTTAAAAACCCAATGGTTGATAGAAGTAAATTTGAACAGCTTAAGGAAAGACACCCTGATTTACAGGGTTTTGTCGACGATAGGCTAAACCAAGTGAAAATTTCTGCTGCATGGCTTATTGAAAAAGCAGGATTAAAAGGCTATACGATGGGAAGAGCTAAAATTCATCAGGATCAACCCTTAGTGATTGTAAATTTGGGCGAAGCTACAGGAAGCGAAATACTTTCACTTGGAAAATTTATACAAGAAAAAATTTTCACAATGTTTCAGGTAGAATTGGAACCTGAAGTTAGAATTATTGGAGACTTAGCCTAG